One genomic segment of Vespa crabro chromosome 3, iyVesCrab1.2, whole genome shotgun sequence includes these proteins:
- the LOC124422652 gene encoding breast cancer anti-estrogen resistance protein 3 homolog isoform X2 — MGKNASKLKSRRTQSIAWSFRFPSMGTLQNLGASGRRRKRGFSSTTSCKDLRRQRHTIHLQPEVIIQKEPCLIVTPPSPENFIRATQRSVEEVEEEEEEGEEEEVEEEKSDRREDRDACLLHREISLSKGPESNNNLNPSMEQPEESTRKLLERELRLLDPRDLRSHAWYHGCTLRGGRKGAEAEVPNDGDFLVRDCASQPGNYVLTVRWKGQPLHFVINRVVIQPETVYERAQYQFEDEAFDTVADLITFYVGSGRPISQASGARIITPKPRSVPLTCVSGGPTVNQHGSSPSSSSLSTGSPPRLPRKQQRSHSLTAQHHVPDQHGANRETGNQQANAPIQSSTLPRIPPIQSQPPSCSLSLGRQKIIRVISDPALQQQQQQLQQQQQQHQPLNHQNTIAGSAPPKPPRVPYVGNHQQHHHHRHHHHQGYQASGSDSGNGSGDSEFETNNSGGTSQPSSSAPIKGVVIRSHYNTSNDGTNGNNGNEYELSAEEQLVVAAPSLEVTTVLDIEGFSTLLLPAGEHRPLDPTALRGVSGMLHDSAPRVLASHLTRIDLEVALQPGSGNRSGLSGIELATLPHGRQARMDLIERSECLKLLVAVTVLAGATAIERAATISKWIKVAIDTKTALGNLYGFCGVMLGLCLPQIQRLANTWHLLRQKHTEEAFSFEAKLRPTLRAMNECTNPQAPNTTLPHLLPIALLEERGPEDVLGTVAPSGLAAAILSPWENSAPDCGLSIVWSHLEAARKLAESLPLFRRNAEIALEGCRSDELLSDAFRTEFHIKFLWGSRGATVAPEERHLKFSQVLDAMFDKCSASEVSA, encoded by the exons ATGGGAAAAAACGCCAGCAAGTTGAAGTCGCGTAGAACTCAAA GCATAGCATGGAGTTTTCGATTTCCGTCGATGGGCACCCTACAAAATTTAGGTGCCAGCGGACGACGCCGCAAGAGAGGCTTTTCTTCTACGACATCTTGCAAGGATCTTCGACGGCAAAGACATACGATTCATCTACAGCCAGAAGTGATTATTCAAAAGGAACCGTGCCTGATCGTGACTCCACCGTCGCCAGAGAATTTCATTAGGGCTACTCAAAG ATCGGTGGAGGAAgtcgaagaagaggaggaggaaggagaggaggaggaggtggaggaggagaagagtgATAGAAGGGAGGATCGCGACGCATGTCTTCTACATCGAGAGATATCTCTCTCGAAAGGACCCGAGAGCAACAATAATTTAAATCCATCAATG GAGCAACCGGAAGAATCGACGCGGAAACTGTTAGAAAGAGAATTGCGGCTTTTAGATCCACGTGATTTACGCTCGCACGCTTGGTATCATGGTTGCACGCTCCGAGGTGGTAGAAAAGGTGCTGAAGCAGAAGTACCCAATGACGGTGATTTCCTCGTCAGGGATTGTGCCTCGCAACCAGGCAACTATGTTCTCACTGTACGATGGAAGGGACAGCCGCTTCATTTCGTCATAAACAGA GTCGTAATTCAGCCGGAAACGGTCTACGAGAGAGCACAATACCAGTTTGAGGACGAAGCCTTCGACACGGTCGCCGATCTGATAACCTTTTATGTCGGTAGTGGTAGGCCGATAAGTCAAGCGAGCGGTGCTCGAATCATAACTCCAAAGCCAAGATCGGTGCCACTGACCTGTGTAAGCGGTGGCCCTACTGTTAATCAACATGGCTCGAGTCCATCCTCGTCGTCTTTGTCGACTGGTTCACCACCGCGATTGCCAAGGAAGCAACAACGTAGCCATTCCTTGACAGCGCAACACCACGTACCAGATCAGCATGGAGCCAACAGAGAGACTGGAAATCAACAAGCAAATGCTCCAATACAATCGAGTACATTACCAAGAATACCACCTATACAGAGTCAACCGCCTTCGTGTTCGTTGTCATTGGGCCGTCAAAAAATTATCAGAGTGATCTCGGATCCAGCGCttcaacaacagcaacaacagttgcagcaacaacagcagcaacatcaGCCATTGAATCATCAAAATACGATAGCGGGTTCTGCACCGCCGAAACCACCAAGAGTACCGTACGTTGGTAATCATCagcaacatcatcatcatcgccaccatcatcatcaggGTTATCAAGCTTCCGGAAGTGATAGTGGCAACGGATCAGGGGACAGTGAATTCGAGACCAATAACTCAGGCGGTACCAGTCAACCGTCGTCGTCCGCACCCATAAAAGGTGTGGTCATACGAAGTCATTACAATACCAGTAACGACGGTACAAATGGTAATAATGGCAATGAATATGAGCTAAGTGCCGAGGAACAGCTCGTAGTCGCTGCTCCTTCGTTAGAAGTCACGACGGTGCTCGATATCGAAGGTTTCTCGACTCTTTTATTACCAGCCGGAGAACATCGGCCTCTCGATCCGACCGCGCTAAGAGGCGTCTCGGGGATGTTGCACGATTCGGCACCGAGGGTCTTAGCGTCGCATCTCACCAGGATCGATCTCGAAGTCGCCCTTCAGCCTGGTTCTGGCAATCGTAGTGGATTGAGCGGAATCGAATTAGCAACGCTACCTCACGGTAGACAAGCCAGGATGGATCTTATCGAAAGGTCCGAGTGTTTAAAGCTTCTAGTCGCGGTGACCGTTCTAGCCGGTGCTACGGCAATCGAGAGAGCGGCGACGATCAGTAAATGGATAAAGGTTGCGATAGATACCAAAACGGCTCTAGGAAATCTTTATGGTTTCTGCGGTGTGATGCTTGGCTTATGCCTGCCACAAATACAGAGATTGGCAAACACGTGGCATCTTCTCAGGCAAAAGCATACGGAAGAAGCTTTTAGCTTCGAAGCTAAGCTAAGGCCTACTCTTCGTGCCATGAACGAATGCACGAATCCTCAAGCACCTAATACGACGTTACCCCACCTTCTACCAATCGCTTTGCTTGAGGAACGTGGCCCAGAGGATGTTCTCG GAACTGTAGCACCTTCTGGACTAGCAGCAGCGATACTCTCGCCTTGGGAAAACTCTGCACCCGATTGCGGTCTTTCCATAGTTTGGTCTCATCTAGAAGCTGCGCGTAAACTCGCCGAGAGCTTGCCATTGTTCCGACGAAACGCTGAGATCGCTTTGGAAGGTTGTAGAAGTGACGAATTGCTATCTGATGCGTTTCGTACGGAGTTtcatataaagtttttatggGGTAGTCGGGGTGCCACGGTGGCACCTGAGGAAAGGCATCTCAAGTTCAGTCAGGTCCTGGACGCAATGTTCGACAAGTGCTCCGCTAGCGAAGTATCggcgtaa
- the LOC124422652 gene encoding breast cancer anti-estrogen resistance protein 3 homolog isoform X1, whose product MGKNASKLKSRRTQSIAWSFRFPSMGTLQNLGASGRRRKRGFSSTTSCKDLRRQRHTIHLQPEVIIQKEPCLIVTPPSPENFIRATQRSVEEVEEEEEEGEEEEVEEEKSDRREDRDACLLHREISLSKGPESNNNLNPSMRMTMTEVTLTFLQEQPEESTRKLLERELRLLDPRDLRSHAWYHGCTLRGGRKGAEAEVPNDGDFLVRDCASQPGNYVLTVRWKGQPLHFVINRVVIQPETVYERAQYQFEDEAFDTVADLITFYVGSGRPISQASGARIITPKPRSVPLTCVSGGPTVNQHGSSPSSSSLSTGSPPRLPRKQQRSHSLTAQHHVPDQHGANRETGNQQANAPIQSSTLPRIPPIQSQPPSCSLSLGRQKIIRVISDPALQQQQQQLQQQQQQHQPLNHQNTIAGSAPPKPPRVPYVGNHQQHHHHRHHHHQGYQASGSDSGNGSGDSEFETNNSGGTSQPSSSAPIKGVVIRSHYNTSNDGTNGNNGNEYELSAEEQLVVAAPSLEVTTVLDIEGFSTLLLPAGEHRPLDPTALRGVSGMLHDSAPRVLASHLTRIDLEVALQPGSGNRSGLSGIELATLPHGRQARMDLIERSECLKLLVAVTVLAGATAIERAATISKWIKVAIDTKTALGNLYGFCGVMLGLCLPQIQRLANTWHLLRQKHTEEAFSFEAKLRPTLRAMNECTNPQAPNTTLPHLLPIALLEERGPEDVLGTVAPSGLAAAILSPWENSAPDCGLSIVWSHLEAARKLAESLPLFRRNAEIALEGCRSDELLSDAFRTEFHIKFLWGSRGATVAPEERHLKFSQVLDAMFDKCSASEVSA is encoded by the exons ATGGGAAAAAACGCCAGCAAGTTGAAGTCGCGTAGAACTCAAA GCATAGCATGGAGTTTTCGATTTCCGTCGATGGGCACCCTACAAAATTTAGGTGCCAGCGGACGACGCCGCAAGAGAGGCTTTTCTTCTACGACATCTTGCAAGGATCTTCGACGGCAAAGACATACGATTCATCTACAGCCAGAAGTGATTATTCAAAAGGAACCGTGCCTGATCGTGACTCCACCGTCGCCAGAGAATTTCATTAGGGCTACTCAAAG ATCGGTGGAGGAAgtcgaagaagaggaggaggaaggagaggaggaggaggtggaggaggagaagagtgATAGAAGGGAGGATCGCGACGCATGTCTTCTACATCGAGAGATATCTCTCTCGAAAGGACCCGAGAGCAACAATAATTTAAATCCATCAATG CGAATGACGATGACAGAAGTCACGTTGACGTTCTTACAGGAGCAACCGGAAGAATCGACGCGGAAACTGTTAGAAAGAGAATTGCGGCTTTTAGATCCACGTGATTTACGCTCGCACGCTTGGTATCATGGTTGCACGCTCCGAGGTGGTAGAAAAGGTGCTGAAGCAGAAGTACCCAATGACGGTGATTTCCTCGTCAGGGATTGTGCCTCGCAACCAGGCAACTATGTTCTCACTGTACGATGGAAGGGACAGCCGCTTCATTTCGTCATAAACAGA GTCGTAATTCAGCCGGAAACGGTCTACGAGAGAGCACAATACCAGTTTGAGGACGAAGCCTTCGACACGGTCGCCGATCTGATAACCTTTTATGTCGGTAGTGGTAGGCCGATAAGTCAAGCGAGCGGTGCTCGAATCATAACTCCAAAGCCAAGATCGGTGCCACTGACCTGTGTAAGCGGTGGCCCTACTGTTAATCAACATGGCTCGAGTCCATCCTCGTCGTCTTTGTCGACTGGTTCACCACCGCGATTGCCAAGGAAGCAACAACGTAGCCATTCCTTGACAGCGCAACACCACGTACCAGATCAGCATGGAGCCAACAGAGAGACTGGAAATCAACAAGCAAATGCTCCAATACAATCGAGTACATTACCAAGAATACCACCTATACAGAGTCAACCGCCTTCGTGTTCGTTGTCATTGGGCCGTCAAAAAATTATCAGAGTGATCTCGGATCCAGCGCttcaacaacagcaacaacagttgcagcaacaacagcagcaacatcaGCCATTGAATCATCAAAATACGATAGCGGGTTCTGCACCGCCGAAACCACCAAGAGTACCGTACGTTGGTAATCATCagcaacatcatcatcatcgccaccatcatcatcaggGTTATCAAGCTTCCGGAAGTGATAGTGGCAACGGATCAGGGGACAGTGAATTCGAGACCAATAACTCAGGCGGTACCAGTCAACCGTCGTCGTCCGCACCCATAAAAGGTGTGGTCATACGAAGTCATTACAATACCAGTAACGACGGTACAAATGGTAATAATGGCAATGAATATGAGCTAAGTGCCGAGGAACAGCTCGTAGTCGCTGCTCCTTCGTTAGAAGTCACGACGGTGCTCGATATCGAAGGTTTCTCGACTCTTTTATTACCAGCCGGAGAACATCGGCCTCTCGATCCGACCGCGCTAAGAGGCGTCTCGGGGATGTTGCACGATTCGGCACCGAGGGTCTTAGCGTCGCATCTCACCAGGATCGATCTCGAAGTCGCCCTTCAGCCTGGTTCTGGCAATCGTAGTGGATTGAGCGGAATCGAATTAGCAACGCTACCTCACGGTAGACAAGCCAGGATGGATCTTATCGAAAGGTCCGAGTGTTTAAAGCTTCTAGTCGCGGTGACCGTTCTAGCCGGTGCTACGGCAATCGAGAGAGCGGCGACGATCAGTAAATGGATAAAGGTTGCGATAGATACCAAAACGGCTCTAGGAAATCTTTATGGTTTCTGCGGTGTGATGCTTGGCTTATGCCTGCCACAAATACAGAGATTGGCAAACACGTGGCATCTTCTCAGGCAAAAGCATACGGAAGAAGCTTTTAGCTTCGAAGCTAAGCTAAGGCCTACTCTTCGTGCCATGAACGAATGCACGAATCCTCAAGCACCTAATACGACGTTACCCCACCTTCTACCAATCGCTTTGCTTGAGGAACGTGGCCCAGAGGATGTTCTCG GAACTGTAGCACCTTCTGGACTAGCAGCAGCGATACTCTCGCCTTGGGAAAACTCTGCACCCGATTGCGGTCTTTCCATAGTTTGGTCTCATCTAGAAGCTGCGCGTAAACTCGCCGAGAGCTTGCCATTGTTCCGACGAAACGCTGAGATCGCTTTGGAAGGTTGTAGAAGTGACGAATTGCTATCTGATGCGTTTCGTACGGAGTTtcatataaagtttttatggGGTAGTCGGGGTGCCACGGTGGCACCTGAGGAAAGGCATCTCAAGTTCAGTCAGGTCCTGGACGCAATGTTCGACAAGTGCTCCGCTAGCGAAGTATCggcgtaa
- the LOC124422652 gene encoding breast cancer anti-estrogen resistance protein 3 homolog isoform X3, translating into MGTLQNLGASGRRRKRGFSSTTSCKDLRRQRHTIHLQPEVIIQKEPCLIVTPPSPENFIRATQRSVEEVEEEEEEGEEEEVEEEKSDRREDRDACLLHREISLSKGPESNNNLNPSMRMTMTEVTLTFLQEQPEESTRKLLERELRLLDPRDLRSHAWYHGCTLRGGRKGAEAEVPNDGDFLVRDCASQPGNYVLTVRWKGQPLHFVINRVVIQPETVYERAQYQFEDEAFDTVADLITFYVGSGRPISQASGARIITPKPRSVPLTCVSGGPTVNQHGSSPSSSSLSTGSPPRLPRKQQRSHSLTAQHHVPDQHGANRETGNQQANAPIQSSTLPRIPPIQSQPPSCSLSLGRQKIIRVISDPALQQQQQQLQQQQQQHQPLNHQNTIAGSAPPKPPRVPYVGNHQQHHHHRHHHHQGYQASGSDSGNGSGDSEFETNNSGGTSQPSSSAPIKGVVIRSHYNTSNDGTNGNNGNEYELSAEEQLVVAAPSLEVTTVLDIEGFSTLLLPAGEHRPLDPTALRGVSGMLHDSAPRVLASHLTRIDLEVALQPGSGNRSGLSGIELATLPHGRQARMDLIERSECLKLLVAVTVLAGATAIERAATISKWIKVAIDTKTALGNLYGFCGVMLGLCLPQIQRLANTWHLLRQKHTEEAFSFEAKLRPTLRAMNECTNPQAPNTTLPHLLPIALLEERGPEDVLGTVAPSGLAAAILSPWENSAPDCGLSIVWSHLEAARKLAESLPLFRRNAEIALEGCRSDELLSDAFRTEFHIKFLWGSRGATVAPEERHLKFSQVLDAMFDKCSASEVSA; encoded by the exons ATGGGCACCCTACAAAATTTAGGTGCCAGCGGACGACGCCGCAAGAGAGGCTTTTCTTCTACGACATCTTGCAAGGATCTTCGACGGCAAAGACATACGATTCATCTACAGCCAGAAGTGATTATTCAAAAGGAACCGTGCCTGATCGTGACTCCACCGTCGCCAGAGAATTTCATTAGGGCTACTCAAAG ATCGGTGGAGGAAgtcgaagaagaggaggaggaaggagaggaggaggaggtggaggaggagaagagtgATAGAAGGGAGGATCGCGACGCATGTCTTCTACATCGAGAGATATCTCTCTCGAAAGGACCCGAGAGCAACAATAATTTAAATCCATCAATG CGAATGACGATGACAGAAGTCACGTTGACGTTCTTACAGGAGCAACCGGAAGAATCGACGCGGAAACTGTTAGAAAGAGAATTGCGGCTTTTAGATCCACGTGATTTACGCTCGCACGCTTGGTATCATGGTTGCACGCTCCGAGGTGGTAGAAAAGGTGCTGAAGCAGAAGTACCCAATGACGGTGATTTCCTCGTCAGGGATTGTGCCTCGCAACCAGGCAACTATGTTCTCACTGTACGATGGAAGGGACAGCCGCTTCATTTCGTCATAAACAGA GTCGTAATTCAGCCGGAAACGGTCTACGAGAGAGCACAATACCAGTTTGAGGACGAAGCCTTCGACACGGTCGCCGATCTGATAACCTTTTATGTCGGTAGTGGTAGGCCGATAAGTCAAGCGAGCGGTGCTCGAATCATAACTCCAAAGCCAAGATCGGTGCCACTGACCTGTGTAAGCGGTGGCCCTACTGTTAATCAACATGGCTCGAGTCCATCCTCGTCGTCTTTGTCGACTGGTTCACCACCGCGATTGCCAAGGAAGCAACAACGTAGCCATTCCTTGACAGCGCAACACCACGTACCAGATCAGCATGGAGCCAACAGAGAGACTGGAAATCAACAAGCAAATGCTCCAATACAATCGAGTACATTACCAAGAATACCACCTATACAGAGTCAACCGCCTTCGTGTTCGTTGTCATTGGGCCGTCAAAAAATTATCAGAGTGATCTCGGATCCAGCGCttcaacaacagcaacaacagttgcagcaacaacagcagcaacatcaGCCATTGAATCATCAAAATACGATAGCGGGTTCTGCACCGCCGAAACCACCAAGAGTACCGTACGTTGGTAATCATCagcaacatcatcatcatcgccaccatcatcatcaggGTTATCAAGCTTCCGGAAGTGATAGTGGCAACGGATCAGGGGACAGTGAATTCGAGACCAATAACTCAGGCGGTACCAGTCAACCGTCGTCGTCCGCACCCATAAAAGGTGTGGTCATACGAAGTCATTACAATACCAGTAACGACGGTACAAATGGTAATAATGGCAATGAATATGAGCTAAGTGCCGAGGAACAGCTCGTAGTCGCTGCTCCTTCGTTAGAAGTCACGACGGTGCTCGATATCGAAGGTTTCTCGACTCTTTTATTACCAGCCGGAGAACATCGGCCTCTCGATCCGACCGCGCTAAGAGGCGTCTCGGGGATGTTGCACGATTCGGCACCGAGGGTCTTAGCGTCGCATCTCACCAGGATCGATCTCGAAGTCGCCCTTCAGCCTGGTTCTGGCAATCGTAGTGGATTGAGCGGAATCGAATTAGCAACGCTACCTCACGGTAGACAAGCCAGGATGGATCTTATCGAAAGGTCCGAGTGTTTAAAGCTTCTAGTCGCGGTGACCGTTCTAGCCGGTGCTACGGCAATCGAGAGAGCGGCGACGATCAGTAAATGGATAAAGGTTGCGATAGATACCAAAACGGCTCTAGGAAATCTTTATGGTTTCTGCGGTGTGATGCTTGGCTTATGCCTGCCACAAATACAGAGATTGGCAAACACGTGGCATCTTCTCAGGCAAAAGCATACGGAAGAAGCTTTTAGCTTCGAAGCTAAGCTAAGGCCTACTCTTCGTGCCATGAACGAATGCACGAATCCTCAAGCACCTAATACGACGTTACCCCACCTTCTACCAATCGCTTTGCTTGAGGAACGTGGCCCAGAGGATGTTCTCG GAACTGTAGCACCTTCTGGACTAGCAGCAGCGATACTCTCGCCTTGGGAAAACTCTGCACCCGATTGCGGTCTTTCCATAGTTTGGTCTCATCTAGAAGCTGCGCGTAAACTCGCCGAGAGCTTGCCATTGTTCCGACGAAACGCTGAGATCGCTTTGGAAGGTTGTAGAAGTGACGAATTGCTATCTGATGCGTTTCGTACGGAGTTtcatataaagtttttatggGGTAGTCGGGGTGCCACGGTGGCACCTGAGGAAAGGCATCTCAAGTTCAGTCAGGTCCTGGACGCAATGTTCGACAAGTGCTCCGCTAGCGAAGTATCggcgtaa
- the LOC124422659 gene encoding uncharacterized protein LOC124422659 produces MSKSRNGGSKGSRSNSTESEDSSQQRLINSPLLSTSDTLGTNGNSFVLRNESTVPSSPPPSYQHVLEETRMRQSADNEGEEEMDEVEEYTKKQGQALKRYKPAVSGEGGGGSGCGPGGGGRQPVKGTEILHKSSKEFYRAVAKQWGITCKMSDHCRCFDCQSHYFDCEYDKDEHGKTDGGLGAGTPMFLTSMIHGTSCVLL; encoded by the exons ATGTCGAAGTCGCGAAACGGCGGCAGTAAGGGTAGCCGCAGTAACAGCACAGAATCGGAAGATTCTAGCCAACAGCGTTTGATTAATTCACCACTCCTGTCGACATCGGATACACTCGGAACGAACGGCAACAGTTTTGTCCTGAGAAACGAATCGACGGTGCCGAGCTCGCCTCCGCCTTCTTATCAGCACGTTCTCGAAGAg ACGAGAATGAGGCAATCGGCTGATAATGAGGGGGAAGAGGAAATGGACGAGGTAGAAGAGTATACAAAAAAACAAGGACAAGCTTTGAAGAGGTACAAACCTGCTGTTAGCGGTGAAGGAGGTGGCGGTAGTGGTTGCGGTCCAGGAGGTGGAGGGAGACAGCCTGTCAAAGGGACAGAAATTCTTCATAAATCGAGCAAAGAATTTTATAGAGCGGTTGCCAAACAATGGGGAATTACTTGTAAAATGAGCGATCATTGCAGATGTTTTGATTGTCAg AGTCATTACTTCGACTGCGAATATGATAAGGATGAGCACGGGAAAACTGACGGTGGATTGGGCGCCGGCACGCCGATGTTCCTTACCTCTATGATCCACGGCACGTCCTGTGTTCTCCTATAA